From the genome of Candidatus Methylomirabilota bacterium:
GCTGCTCATCGTGCGGTCACCCCGCGTAAGGGAGTCCCAGACGCTGGTGGGCCATCGGCTCGTGGCGGGGTGAGGGTGTCGCCCGATCAGGGGACGGCTGGACTCGGGAGGAGCGTTGTAGCTACAATGGCTACAAGCGAAGAGGTGGGGCCATGGGCGCGGTTGGCGTTCGGGAGTTGAAGAACCGGCTGACCTATTACCTGCGACGGGCGAGGAAAGGAGAAGAGGTCATCGTCACCGAGCGCGGTCGCCCCGTGGCAGTCCTGCAATCCGTCCAGAACCTGGATCGGGCGGCAGCGCTGGAGACACGCCTCGCCCGGCTCGCGGCCCTCGGGA
Proteins encoded in this window:
- a CDS encoding type II toxin-antitoxin system prevent-host-death family antitoxin codes for the protein MGAVGVRELKNRLTYYLRRARKGEEVIVTERGRPVAVLQSVQNLDRAAALETRLARLAALGIVTLPTRKGFGRARPLRISGPSVSRAILEDRR